Below is a genomic region from Flammeovirgaceae bacterium SG7u.111.
CATAGTATAAGAGATGGTGAATTGAAAAAACAAGTCCGTTTAGTTACTGGCAACGCTTGTTGGGTTATTAGTTCCTGTTTTCGAATAAGCTTTTATTTCAGATTGGTTGATGCCGAAAAGTAGTATTTCGTTTAGTTTGATCACACTTCTGACATCACCTGAAAGACGGAAACCAGATCGATGTTGGGGAACGTAAGAGAAGTTTCCATTAGCATCGCCTTTTAGCAGCGTACCGAAGTTTGCATCGGTTTTGCCAAACCGTAGGCGAGCTTGGTTAGTATTTCCGCAGAGCAAGAGGTCTTGTATTCCATCTGCATCGTAGTCCAGCACGGTGATGGAATGAATAGGGGAATATTGCACTTGGCTGGGCAAGGTTTTTTGCTCAAATTTCCCGCCTTTTTTTCCTTGGAAATAGACCGTGTTCAGCTCATTTATTTCGAGGTGTTTTGCTCCCTTTAGTTCCTCTTCAGAAAAGATGTCACCTATTTGGGCATCGGCGTAGCTATCGTAGTTTTGGAAGCGGCTTCTAAGCTTGGTGATTTGCTCTAAAAGCTCGTCGCGGGTAACAGAAGGGTAGCTTTTTCCCTGGATGTAGAAGCAGAAAATAGGGTCGATAGCCCCGTTGTTATCAAAATCCTTGTAATACAATTCTCCGGGTTGTTCGTCGCTCACTTGACATTGTGAGTTTAGCCCAAAGTTTCCAGCTACTATGTCGAGAATGCCATCGTTGTTGAGGTCTTCAACCAAAAGTTTATTCCACCAACCGCTGTAGTTTTTATTGAAAAAGTCGCTTGTTTTTTCCTCCAATTTACCATCGGAATTGGCAAATACCTGAATCGGCATCCAGTTTCCTGCTAGTATCAACTCTTCCTTGCCATCAGCATTCAAATCTGCCCAAGTAGCATCTGTTACCATGCCAGCTTGCGCTAGGGCAGGGGCTACTTCGTCGGTTTTTATTTCAAAAGTTCCTTTGCCAGTGTTCATCAAAATATAGGAAGCGGGAGTCTCAGGATACTCACCGGGGATTACTTTGCTTCCTACAAAAAGGTCTTGGAAACCATCTTTGTTGATATCGGAAGCGGCAACGCAGCTGGAACTGGTAAGCATTTGGGGCAAAGCAGCAGCTATTTCAAAAGAGCCGTTGCCTTTGTTGAGGTAAAACCGATCTTGCAACGCTTCGTCTGTTGGGTAGAAATTGTTGTATCCTCCGCTGCAAACGTACAAGTCTTGAAAACCATCGTTATTGGCATCGAAGAAAAGGGCATTTATATCTTCGCTTTTGCTGTTTTCTTCAAAAACACCTACGCTGCTTGCTTGGAATTTCCCATTGCTAAGCTGGACAAACAATTGGCTTGCCTGCCCTTCGCTTCCTCCAACAAACACATCTGCCAGCCCATCGTTATTCACATCTCCTTTCACCAAACACGGCCCGTCGAACGATTGTGGGTTCACTATAAGCGGTTGTCTTTTAAAATCGTTGACCGCATTTTTTTTATGTTGGAAAGAAATAGGGGAAGCTTCTTTCTGGAACATAGATTTTTCCACCGTCATTCGACTTGCTTTAGGTTGGGCTTCGGTTTCCTTCAGCGCAATGGTTTGGTCGGGCTGGAGGTTGGTCAACGTCTGCGATTTTTCACTTGGCCAATCTATTCTGACTGAGTCGATTTTAGCTGTTTTTCCCAAGCCAAAGTGCAGCACGGGCGATACGCTTGACTGGAAACCTCTGGTTGGCATTTGCTCAAGAAACTGCTTTTTCCCATTGCTGTACACCGTCACTTTTGCCCCAAGCCCAAAGGTGTTTTGCCCTTCTCCCTCAAGTTTTAGTTGTAGAAAATGGTTGTTTTTAGCTTCGTTGCTGTGGTTTTGGTACACAAAAGCCGCCTTGTTGATATTGCTGATCACCAAGTCGAGGTCGCCATCGTTGTCCAAGTCCGAATACACTGCACCCGTGCTGTTTGCAACCTCGCCCAAGCCCCACTCTCTTTGTTTGTTTTGGAACTTTAGTTCGTTGTTATTTTGGTAGATATAGTTGGAAACATTAGAGGCAGGAATTTTTTGAACCAATTCCAACACATCTTCCCTTTTGAGTTTTCCTTGTTTTGAATGGGTGAAATTTCCCATGTATTTTAGGAAGTCCATGTTGGTATAGTCGCGGACGTATCCGTTGGTGATGAAGAGGTCTTTCCAGCCGTCGTTGTCATAGTCGGCAAAGAGGGCAGACCAGCTCCAATCGGTGTTTGATATTCCTGCAAACTGACCTATTTCACTGAATTTCGGTTGTTCTCCCGTAAGGTTTCCATTATTTATTTGGAGCATATTTCTCATGTACTGGTAGTGAAAACCGACTTTCAGGTTCAGGTTGAAAAGTTCGTAATTGTCGGGTGCAAAGAGCAGCTTTTGTCTGCGGTTGCTTTCGGGCAACATATCGAGGGTGAGGAGGTCGATTAGTCCATCATTGTTCACATCGGCAATATCGTTGCCCATAGAAAAGTGGGAAGTATGCTCGAAAGAGCTGCTAAGTTGGTTGGTAAATGTGCCGTCGTGATTGTTGAGGTACAGATAGTCCGGAATAGAATAATCATTGCCCACGTAAATATCTTGCCAGCCATCGTTGTTGAAATCGGCTATGCCAATGCCCAGCCCGTAGGAAAGGGAGGCACTCACGATTCCCGCTTTTTGCGTGATATCTTCAAATGTTGGTTGAGCGCCTTGGGCAGCGGTGTTTTCGAAGAGCCTTGAACCGTAGATAGGGTCATCTTTTTTGAGGTGCTCCGCAGTGGTGACTTCATCGAGTACGGGTAGGGGAAATGGGCTATGGTTAAGCAAGAATAAATCGAGGTCGCCGTCTTTGTCAAAGTCGAAAAATGCTGCTTGCGTACTTGTAGCAGGGCTGTTTAGTCCATATTCTCTCGCTTTTTCTTCAAAATGAGGTATTCCTTCTGCGTCTGGTCCTTGGTTGATATATAGCTCGTTGGTTCTGCTCTTAGGTTGCACATTTCCCGAATAGCAGATATAAATATCCAACAGGCCATCTCCGTTTACATCGGCCATAGTTACCCCTGTTTTCCACCCTCCTTTTCGACCTTTAATTCCAGCAGTAGCTGAAATGTCTTTGAAACTAAGCCCACCTAGGTTGAGGTAGAGGGCATTGTCTACCATATTTCCTGAAAACATCAGGTCATCGAGCCCATCGTTGTTCAGGTCTCCTGCTGCAACCCCCGCTCCATTGTAGAAATATTCGTACATCACCACGTTGGTGTTGAGCCCTTCTTTCAGTTGGTTGGCAAAGGTGATGTTGGTTTTGGATTGGGGAAGAAGCTCAAAAAGTGTTGGTCCGCTGGGGGGAGCTTCCTTTTTTTCAGTAGTGCAACTTTGCAACAGCAATAAAAGGGTGAAAATACCCAAAAGTTGGGCGATAGGTCGGGGAATGAAGGTGTAAAGTTGTGCCATTGAAATTTTGTATAGGGTTATGTAGCTATGCTCCCGATAAGCTCGGGATAAAAAATGAATTTAGTCAGGGTAGTTGGATAATTGTTGTGGTAATTAATTGGATTTGAGTCGGTTGAGGTAAATAACCTGTGTGTAGTGGTAAGTGAGGGGATTTGTGAAGTTTTTGTAGTATAAAAACATCTATCCCCTAAATGGGGATAGATGTGATGTAGTATGAGTATGCTGTTTATTCGCTTCCAAAGCCTGGGTTTTGCACCAGTTGTGGGTTTCTGTTTAGCTCGTCTCGTTGGAGAGGGACAAAATACATTTTGTCTTCCCAGACCCGAACCTCGTTGGCAAGTTCGGTAGGAGTGTAGGTATAGTCGTAGTCTTCTTTGCTATACTTATAAATTTCTACCTGTTTTCCTGATTTCAGCTTTCCTTCTATCACCAAACCAACCGCAGGTCTGTGCAAAGTAGGCCCAATTATCCATCTTCTTCCATCGAAAAAGCGGTGGTCTTCGTAGGCAAGCTCTACTCTTCTTTCGTTTCTGTATCGTTCTTTAAGTGCATCTCCCGACTCGGTTATGTCAGGCATGGCAGCCCTTTTCCTAATCTGGTTCAATACCGTTTTTGCTTCGTTATCCTGACCTAGTTCTATACAAGCTTCTGCATAGTTTAGGAGAATTTCGGTGTATCGGAAGAATGGATAAGGAACTTCTTGCCTTTCTCCACTGCCGTTGAAACGCTTGTCGTAAAATTTCTTTACATAATAACCAGAGCGAGTCCCGTTCCAGTCCTCAATAGGCGATTGCCTTGTATCGAGTCCGTAGTGAGGGATCACTGCATTGGTATTTGGGTCCCATTTTTCATAAGTTCCTGTTTGAATTTGGTTGTAAGGATCTCTTGAAGCTACGTCGCTTGGTCTTTCTCTCCAGTCTGCACCATCATATAAAACAGTAGAGTAGAAACGAGGGTCTCTATCTTCGAAAGGA
It encodes:
- a CDS encoding VCBS repeat-containing protein codes for the protein MAQLYTFIPRPIAQLLGIFTLLLLLQSCTTEKKEAPPSGPTLFELLPQSKTNITFANQLKEGLNTNVVMYEYFYNGAGVAAGDLNNDGLDDLMFSGNMVDNALYLNLGGLSFKDISATAGIKGRKGGWKTGVTMADVNGDGLLDIYICYSGNVQPKSRTNELYINQGPDAEGIPHFEEKAREYGLNSPATSTQAAFFDFDKDGDLDLFLLNHSPFPLPVLDEVTTAEHLKKDDPIYGSRLFENTAAQGAQPTFEDITQKAGIVSASLSYGLGIGIADFNNDGWQDIYVGNDYSIPDYLYLNNHDGTFTNQLSSSFEHTSHFSMGNDIADVNNDGLIDLLTLDMLPESNRRQKLLFAPDNYELFNLNLKVGFHYQYMRNMLQINNGNLTGEQPKFSEIGQFAGISNTDWSWSALFADYDNDGWKDLFITNGYVRDYTNMDFLKYMGNFTHSKQGKLKREDVLELVQKIPASNVSNYIYQNNNELKFQNKQREWGLGEVANSTGAVYSDLDNDGDLDLVISNINKAAFVYQNHSNEAKNNHFLQLKLEGEGQNTFGLGAKVTVYSNGKKQFLEQMPTRGFQSSVSPVLHFGLGKTAKIDSVRIDWPSEKSQTLTNLQPDQTIALKETEAQPKASRMTVEKSMFQKEASPISFQHKKNAVNDFKRQPLIVNPQSFDGPCLVKGDVNNDGLADVFVGGSEGQASQLFVQLSNGKFQASSVGVFEENSKSEDINALFFDANNDGFQDLYVCSGGYNNFYPTDEALQDRFYLNKGNGSFEIAAALPQMLTSSSCVAASDINKDGFQDLFVGSKVIPGEYPETPASYILMNTGKGTFEIKTDEVAPALAQAGMVTDATWADLNADGKEELILAGNWMPIQVFANSDGKLEEKTSDFFNKNYSGWWNKLLVEDLNNDGILDIVAGNFGLNSQCQVSDEQPGELYYKDFDNNGAIDPIFCFYIQGKSYPSVTRDELLEQITKLRSRFQNYDSYADAQIGDIFSEEELKGAKHLEINELNTVYFQGKKGGKFEQKTLPSQVQYSPIHSITVLDYDADGIQDLLLCGNTNQARLRFGKTDANFGTLLKGDANGNFSYVPQHRSGFRLSGDVRSVIKLNEILLFGINQSEIKAYSKTGTNNPTSVASN